From Penaeus vannamei isolate JL-2024 chromosome 37, ASM4276789v1, whole genome shotgun sequence, one genomic window encodes:
- the LOC138859644 gene encoding uncharacterized protein — translation MDTRIDLMAAQFLSKVLQAPRNSYIKQRALRRLQQDYQLFANNSWLTHTDKYSMPSLKAQAQKVIDQITPPGSITYYTDGSVDPINQKGKSMLHLLEETPRIPTIRGSIKTHKEGHPVRPITNGTGSAPHRLAKKLAAPLSAALNSISGYHLSNTSDMMAKLQGTGMKCKKLVSFDVKSLFTNGAIKDGGRALARMDEGELPLQINDYIRLIHLCVEFGPFEFRGREYEQIQGLAMGSPLSAVLAQLFMETLEADHYRIIVGRNVVWLRYVGDIPAVVPTKTNLPDLPHRLNAVHPSIQFTIEEERNEQLPFLDTLIHRRPDGPIFLYREVKTQSKTQRIIIPHSELTEHLEALVGHTLR, via the exons atggacactagaattgatctaatggcagcacagttcctttccaaggtcctgcaggcacccagaaactcctacATAAAACAAAGAgctctcagacgcctacaacaagattaccagttgtttgcgaacaattcctggctcacacatacag ataaatattccatgcctagcctaaaggcgcAAGCACAAaaggtcattgatcaaataactccaccgggtagtataacatactacacggacggatccgtggatccaataaatcagaagggaaagtccatgcttcacctgctcgaggagacgccacgcaTACCGACGATCCGCGGaagcatcaagacccacaaggaaggaCACCCCGTGAGACCCATTACCAACGGGACCGGGAGTGCTCCACACCGTCTAGCAAAGAAACTCGCAGCGCCTTTATCTGCCGCCttaaactccatcagcggttaCCATTTATCGAACACCTCCGACATGATGGCCAAACTGCAAGGTACcggcatgaagtgcaaaaagctcgtcagcttcgatgtcaagtccCTTTTTACGAACGGGGCCATCAAAGATGGAGGACGAGCATTGGCAAGAATGGACGAGGGCGAACTACCACTGCAAATAAACGATTACATAAGACTCATCcatctctgcgtggagtttggcccgttcgaattcagaggacgcgagtatgaacagatccagggacttgcgatgggttcaccactttcagcagtccttgcccagctgttcatggagacCCTCGAGGCTGACCACTACCGAATCATCGTGGGAagaaacgtggtctggctccgctacgtgggcGATATCcccgctgtagtaccaaccaagACGAACCTGCCGGATCTCCCCCACAGACTGAATGCAGTACACCCCTCCATACAGTTCAccatagaagaagaaaggaatgagcagctccctttcctggacaccttGATCCACAGAAGACCAGATGGCCCGATATTTctgt accgagaggtgaAGACACAGAGCAAAACTCAGAGaataatcatccctcactcggaattgactgaacacctggaggccctggtgggccacaccttaagatag
- the LOC113816732 gene encoding uncharacterized protein isoform X1 — MYRAGAAIQRHGRALSTVGRRALNSSKGSPTDAQTLAPLTCFRHVHTTAPASKKDEKDKKVPRPTLTKRVPTPEVKKAAAKVAGWKETWDPKKPSNASKAIAAALGKTGGEEKAPEASAALKGATLKDIIAAQPEILQPSKKKDGSSSSDSEKAPGKAAATGEKTEAAAPEIVKETASKEPVKEAEPAAAAPEPAKEAEPAAAAPEPVKEAEPAAVAPESVKEAEPAAAAPEPVKEAEPAAAPEPVKEAEPAAAAPEPVKEAEPAAAAPEPVKEAEPAAATPEPIKEAEPAAAPEPVKEAEPAAAAPEPVKEAEPAVAAPEPAAAAPEPVKEAEPAAAAPEPVKEAEPAVAAPEPAAAAPEPAAAAPEPVKEAEPAAAAPEPVKEAEPVAAAAPEPVKEAEPAAATPEPIKEAEPVAAAAPEPIKEAEPAAAVAPEPIKEAEPAAAIPEPVKEAEPAAAAPEPVKEAEPAAAASEPVKEAEPAAAAPEPAASAPEAVKAEPEAAAPEPVKEAEPVAAAAEPAIEPASPEPVQEAVTAASESEISPEALLQQADAAAAAEAAAADAAAAAEAAAADAAAVAEAAAADAAAAAEVAAADAAAATEAAAAAAVAAVEAASTTPLSEDTGEEPLGKVTAVIGAVVDVQFKGSLPPILNALEVEGRSPRLVLEVAQHLGGNTVRTIAMDGTEGLIRGQTVTDSGSPISIPVGPSTLGRIMNVIGEPIDERGPIDSKAFAAIHADAPSFEDMSVEQEILVTGIKVVDMLAPYSKGGKIGLFGGAGVGKTVLIMELINNVAKAHGGYSVFAGVGERTREGNDLYHEMIESGVISLKDDTSKVALVYGQMNEPPGARARVALTGLTVAEYFRDEEGQDVLFFVDNIFRFTQAGSEVSALLGRIPSAVGYQPTLATDMGSMQERITTTKKGSITSVQAIYVPADDLTDPAPATTFAHLDATTVLSRGIAELGIYPAVDPLDSTSRIMDPNIIGEEHYATARGVQKILQDYKSLQDIIAILGMDELSEDDKLTVSRARKIQKFMSQPFQVAEVFTGYEGKFVSLENTIKSFKDILAGMYDNLPEAAFYMVGDVSEVEAKAAQLAQ; from the exons ATGTATAGGGCGGGAGCGGCGATACAG CGCCATGGGCGGGCACTCTCAACGGTAGGCCGCAGGGCGCTCAACAGCAGCAAGGGCTCTCCCACGGACGCCCAAACCCTGGCCCCTCTAACCTGCTTCCGCCACGTGCACACCACAGCGCCCGCGtccaagaaagacgagaaggacAAGAAAGTTCCCAGACCGACCTTGACCAAGCGCGTCCCGACCCCTGAGGTGAAGAAGGCGGCAGCGAAGGTCGCGGGCTGGAAGGAGACATGGGACCCGAAGAAGCCCTCCAACGCGTCGAAGGCCATCGCGGCGGCCCTGGGGAAGACGGGCGGGGAGGAGAAGGCGCCGGAGGCCTCGGCGGCCCTCAAGGGAGCCACGCTGAAGGACATCATTGCCGCGCAGCCGGAGATCCTGCAGCCGTCGAAGAAAAAGGACGGCTCGTCTTCGTCGGACTCCGAAAAGGCTCCCGGAAAGGCTGCTGCAACAGGTGAAAAAACAGAGGCAGCTGCACCAGAAATAGTGAAGGAAACAGCATCAAAGGAACCAGTTAAGGAAGCAGAACCAGCTGCTGCTGCACCAGAACCTGCCAAGGAAGCAGAACCAGCTGCTGCTGCACCAGAACCTGTCAAGGAAGCAGAACCAGCTGCTGTAGCACCAGAATCTGTCAAGGAAGCAGAACCAGCTGCTGCTGCACCAGAACCTGTCAAGGAAGCAGAACCTGCGGCTGCACCAGAACCAGTCAAGGAAGCAGAACCAGCTGCTGCAGCACCAGAACCTGTCAAAGAAGCAGAACCAGCAGCTGCAGCACCAGAACCTGTCAAGGAAGCAGAACCAGCTGCTGCTACACCAGAACCTATCAAGGAAGCAGAACCAGCTGCTGCACCAGAACCTGTCAAAGAAGCAGAACCAGCAGCTGCAGCACCAGAACCTGTCAAGGAGGCAGAACCAGCTGTTGCTGCACCAGAACCAGCTGCTGCTGCACCAGAACCTGTCAAAGAAGCAGAACCAGCAGCTGCAGCACCAGAACCTGTCAAGGAGGCAGAACCAGCTGTTGCTGCACCAGAACCAGCTGCTGCTGCACCAGAACCAGCTGCTGCAGCACCAGAACCTGTCAAGGAAGCAGAACCAGCTGCTGCAGCACCAGAACCTGTGAAGGAGGCAGAACCAGTTGCTGCTGCAGCACCAGAACCAGTCAAGGAAGCAGAACCAGCTGCTGCAACACCAGAACCCATCAAGGAAGCAGAACCAGTTGCTGCTGCAGCTCCAGAACCCATCAAGGAGGCAGAACCAGCTGCTGCTGTAGCACCAGAACCCATCAAGGAAGCAGAACCAGCTGCTGCTATACCAGAACCTGTCAAGGAAGCAGAACCAGCTGCTGCTGCACCAGAGCCTGTCAAGGAAGCAGAACCAGCCGCTGCAGCATCAGAACCCGTCAAGGAAGCAGAACCAGCTGCTGCTGCACCAGAACCAGCTGCATCAGCACCAGAAGCAGTCAAAGCAGAGCCAGAAGCAGCTGCCCCAGAGCCAGTGAAGGAGGCTGAACCAGTCGCCGCAGCTGCAGAACCTGCCATAGAACCAGCGTCACCAGAACCAGTCCAAGAGGCCGTGACAGCGGCCTCTGAATCAGAAATTTCTCCAGAAGCTTTATTACAACAAGCAGATGCAGCTGCAGCAGCAGAAGCCGCTGCTGCTGATGCAGCTGCAGCAGCAGAAGCCGCTGCTGCTGATGCGGCTGCAGTAGCagaagctgctgctgctgatgcagCTGCAGCAGCAGAAGTCGCTGCTGCTGATGCGGCTGCAGCTACAGAAGCTGCTGCTGCAGCTGCTGTTGCTGCAGTAGAAGCAGCTTCAACAACGCCTTTGAGTGAAG ACACAGGCGAAGAGCCCTTAGGAAAAGTAACAGCTGTCATCGGTGCCGTGGTGGACGTCCAGTTCAAAGGAAGTCTTCCACCGATTCTTAATGCCCTGGAAGTGGAGGGTCGCTCGCCACGGCTCGTGCTAGAGGTGGCACAGCATCTCG GTGGTAACACAGTACGAACAATTGCCATGGATGGCACAGAAGGACTTATACGTGGACAAACTGTAACTGATTCAGGCAGTCCCATTTCAATTCCAGTTGGTCCTTCGACTCTAGGCAGAATCATGAATGTTATCG GCGAGCCCATCGATGAGAGAGGGCCCATCGACTCCAAAGCCTTCGCTGCTATCCACGCAGATGCTCCAAGTTTTGAGGACATGAGTGTAGAACAGGAAATCCTTGTGACAGGCATCAAGGTGGTGGACATGTTAGCTCCTTATTCAAAGGGAGGGAAAATTG GTTTATTCGGTGGTGCTGGTGTGGGCAAAACTGTACTCATTATGGAACTCATCAACAATGTGGCCAAAGCTCATGGTGGCTACTCCGTCTTTGCTGGTGTGGGAGAAAGGACCCGTGAGGGAAATGATCTCTACCATGAGATGATTGAGTCTGGAGTCATTTCACTCAAAGATGATACATCTAAG GTAGCCCTTGTGTATGGCCAGATGAATGAGCCACCCGGTGCCAGAGCTCGTGTGGCACTCACCGGTCTCACTGTGGCGGAGTATTTCAGAGATGAAGAGGGCCAAGATGTGCTCTTCTTTGTGGACAACATTTTCAG ATTTACACAGGCAGGTTCCGAGGTATCTGCTCTTTTAGGACGCATCCCATCTGCGGTGGGATACCAGCCTACTCTTGCAACTGACATGGGTAGCATGCAGGAGAGAATTACCACAACCAAGAAGGGTTCCATTACATCAGTGCAG gCCATCTATGTGCCAGCTGATGACCTGACTGACCCCGCCCCGGCCACCACTTTTGCCCATCTCGACGCCACCACTGTGCTATCCCGAGGCATCGCAGAACTGGGCATCTACCCTGCTGTCGACCCCCTGGACTCCACGTCGAGGATTATGGACCCAAATATCATTGGCGAGGAGCATTACGCGACGGCGAGAGGTGTTCAGAAAATCTTGCAG GATTACAAGTCCTTGCAAGACATCATCGCCATCTTGGGCATGGACGAGCTCTCAGAAGATGACAAACTGACCGTGTCCAGAGCTCGCAAAATCCAGAAATTCATGTCACAGCCTTTCCAAGTCGCTGAGGTGTTCACTGGCTACGAGGGGAAGTTCGTCAGTCTTGAGAACACAATAAAG AGTTTCAAAGATATCTTAGCAGGAATGTATGACAATCTCCCAGAGGCCGCTTTCTACATGGTGGGCGATGTTTCAGAAGTGGAGGCAAAGGCAGCGCAACTTGCCCAATAG
- the LOC113816732 gene encoding uncharacterized protein isoform X2, with protein MYRAGAAIQRHGRALSTVGRRALNSSKGSPTDAQTLAPLTCFRHVHTTAPASKKDEKDKKVPRPTLTKRVPTPEVKKAAAKVAGWKETWDPKKPSNASKAIAAALGKTGGEEKAPEASAALKGATLKDIIAAQPEILQPSKKKDGSSSSDSEKAPGKAAATGEKTEAAAPEIVKETASKEPVKEAEPAAAAPEPAKEAEPAAAAPEPVKEAEPAAVAPESVKEAEPAAAAPEPVKEAEPAAAPEPVKEAEPAAAAPEPVKEAEPAAAAPEPVKEAEPAAATPEPIKEAEPAAAPEPVKEAEPAAAAPEPVKEAEPAVAAPEPAAAAPEPAAAAPEPAAAAPEPVKEAEPAAAAPEPVKEAEPVAAAAPEPVKEAEPAAATPEPIKEAEPVAAAAPEPIKEAEPAAAVAPEPIKEAEPAAAIPEPVKEAEPAAAAPEPVKEAEPAAAASEPVKEAEPAAAAPEPAASAPEAVKAEPEAAAPEPVKEAEPVAAAAEPAIEPASPEPVQEAVTAASESEISPEALLQQADAAAAAEAAAADAAAAAEAAAADAAAVAEAAAADAAAAAEVAAADAAAATEAAAAAAVAAVEAASTTPLSEDTGEEPLGKVTAVIGAVVDVQFKGSLPPILNALEVEGRSPRLVLEVAQHLGGNTVRTIAMDGTEGLIRGQTVTDSGSPISIPVGPSTLGRIMNVIGEPIDERGPIDSKAFAAIHADAPSFEDMSVEQEILVTGIKVVDMLAPYSKGGKIGLFGGAGVGKTVLIMELINNVAKAHGGYSVFAGVGERTREGNDLYHEMIESGVISLKDDTSKVALVYGQMNEPPGARARVALTGLTVAEYFRDEEGQDVLFFVDNIFRFTQAGSEVSALLGRIPSAVGYQPTLATDMGSMQERITTTKKGSITSVQAIYVPADDLTDPAPATTFAHLDATTVLSRGIAELGIYPAVDPLDSTSRIMDPNIIGEEHYATARGVQKILQDYKSLQDIIAILGMDELSEDDKLTVSRARKIQKFMSQPFQVAEVFTGYEGKFVSLENTIKSFKDILAGMYDNLPEAAFYMVGDVSEVEAKAAQLAQ; from the exons ATGTATAGGGCGGGAGCGGCGATACAG CGCCATGGGCGGGCACTCTCAACGGTAGGCCGCAGGGCGCTCAACAGCAGCAAGGGCTCTCCCACGGACGCCCAAACCCTGGCCCCTCTAACCTGCTTCCGCCACGTGCACACCACAGCGCCCGCGtccaagaaagacgagaaggacAAGAAAGTTCCCAGACCGACCTTGACCAAGCGCGTCCCGACCCCTGAGGTGAAGAAGGCGGCAGCGAAGGTCGCGGGCTGGAAGGAGACATGGGACCCGAAGAAGCCCTCCAACGCGTCGAAGGCCATCGCGGCGGCCCTGGGGAAGACGGGCGGGGAGGAGAAGGCGCCGGAGGCCTCGGCGGCCCTCAAGGGAGCCACGCTGAAGGACATCATTGCCGCGCAGCCGGAGATCCTGCAGCCGTCGAAGAAAAAGGACGGCTCGTCTTCGTCGGACTCCGAAAAGGCTCCCGGAAAGGCTGCTGCAACAGGTGAAAAAACAGAGGCAGCTGCACCAGAAATAGTGAAGGAAACAGCATCAAAGGAACCAGTTAAGGAAGCAGAACCAGCTGCTGCTGCACCAGAACCTGCCAAGGAAGCAGAACCAGCTGCTGCTGCACCAGAACCTGTCAAGGAAGCAGAACCAGCTGCTGTAGCACCAGAATCTGTCAAGGAAGCAGAACCAGCTGCTGCTGCACCAGAACCTGTCAAGGAAGCAGAACCTGCGGCTGCACCAGAACCAGTCAAGGAAGCAGAACCAGCTGCTGCAGCACCAGAACCTGTCAAAGAAGCAGAACCAGCAGCTGCAGCACCAGAACCTGTCAAGGAAGCAGAACCAGCTGCTGCTACACCAGAACCTATCAAGGAAGCAGAACCAGCTGCTGCACCAGAACCTGTCAAAGAAGCAGAACCAGCAGCTGCAGCACCAGAACCTGTCAAGGAGGCAGAACCAGCTGTTGCTGCACCAGAACCAGCTGCTGCTGCACCAGAAC CAGCTGCTGCTGCACCAGAACCAGCTGCTGCAGCACCAGAACCTGTCAAGGAAGCAGAACCAGCTGCTGCAGCACCAGAACCTGTGAAGGAGGCAGAACCAGTTGCTGCTGCAGCACCAGAACCAGTCAAGGAAGCAGAACCAGCTGCTGCAACACCAGAACCCATCAAGGAAGCAGAACCAGTTGCTGCTGCAGCTCCAGAACCCATCAAGGAGGCAGAACCAGCTGCTGCTGTAGCACCAGAACCCATCAAGGAAGCAGAACCAGCTGCTGCTATACCAGAACCTGTCAAGGAAGCAGAACCAGCTGCTGCTGCACCAGAGCCTGTCAAGGAAGCAGAACCAGCCGCTGCAGCATCAGAACCCGTCAAGGAAGCAGAACCAGCTGCTGCTGCACCAGAACCAGCTGCATCAGCACCAGAAGCAGTCAAAGCAGAGCCAGAAGCAGCTGCCCCAGAGCCAGTGAAGGAGGCTGAACCAGTCGCCGCAGCTGCAGAACCTGCCATAGAACCAGCGTCACCAGAACCAGTCCAAGAGGCCGTGACAGCGGCCTCTGAATCAGAAATTTCTCCAGAAGCTTTATTACAACAAGCAGATGCAGCTGCAGCAGCAGAAGCCGCTGCTGCTGATGCAGCTGCAGCAGCAGAAGCCGCTGCTGCTGATGCGGCTGCAGTAGCagaagctgctgctgctgatgcagCTGCAGCAGCAGAAGTCGCTGCTGCTGATGCGGCTGCAGCTACAGAAGCTGCTGCTGCAGCTGCTGTTGCTGCAGTAGAAGCAGCTTCAACAACGCCTTTGAGTGAAG ACACAGGCGAAGAGCCCTTAGGAAAAGTAACAGCTGTCATCGGTGCCGTGGTGGACGTCCAGTTCAAAGGAAGTCTTCCACCGATTCTTAATGCCCTGGAAGTGGAGGGTCGCTCGCCACGGCTCGTGCTAGAGGTGGCACAGCATCTCG GTGGTAACACAGTACGAACAATTGCCATGGATGGCACAGAAGGACTTATACGTGGACAAACTGTAACTGATTCAGGCAGTCCCATTTCAATTCCAGTTGGTCCTTCGACTCTAGGCAGAATCATGAATGTTATCG GCGAGCCCATCGATGAGAGAGGGCCCATCGACTCCAAAGCCTTCGCTGCTATCCACGCAGATGCTCCAAGTTTTGAGGACATGAGTGTAGAACAGGAAATCCTTGTGACAGGCATCAAGGTGGTGGACATGTTAGCTCCTTATTCAAAGGGAGGGAAAATTG GTTTATTCGGTGGTGCTGGTGTGGGCAAAACTGTACTCATTATGGAACTCATCAACAATGTGGCCAAAGCTCATGGTGGCTACTCCGTCTTTGCTGGTGTGGGAGAAAGGACCCGTGAGGGAAATGATCTCTACCATGAGATGATTGAGTCTGGAGTCATTTCACTCAAAGATGATACATCTAAG GTAGCCCTTGTGTATGGCCAGATGAATGAGCCACCCGGTGCCAGAGCTCGTGTGGCACTCACCGGTCTCACTGTGGCGGAGTATTTCAGAGATGAAGAGGGCCAAGATGTGCTCTTCTTTGTGGACAACATTTTCAG ATTTACACAGGCAGGTTCCGAGGTATCTGCTCTTTTAGGACGCATCCCATCTGCGGTGGGATACCAGCCTACTCTTGCAACTGACATGGGTAGCATGCAGGAGAGAATTACCACAACCAAGAAGGGTTCCATTACATCAGTGCAG gCCATCTATGTGCCAGCTGATGACCTGACTGACCCCGCCCCGGCCACCACTTTTGCCCATCTCGACGCCACCACTGTGCTATCCCGAGGCATCGCAGAACTGGGCATCTACCCTGCTGTCGACCCCCTGGACTCCACGTCGAGGATTATGGACCCAAATATCATTGGCGAGGAGCATTACGCGACGGCGAGAGGTGTTCAGAAAATCTTGCAG GATTACAAGTCCTTGCAAGACATCATCGCCATCTTGGGCATGGACGAGCTCTCAGAAGATGACAAACTGACCGTGTCCAGAGCTCGCAAAATCCAGAAATTCATGTCACAGCCTTTCCAAGTCGCTGAGGTGTTCACTGGCTACGAGGGGAAGTTCGTCAGTCTTGAGAACACAATAAAG AGTTTCAAAGATATCTTAGCAGGAATGTATGACAATCTCCCAGAGGCCGCTTTCTACATGGTGGGCGATGTTTCAGAAGTGGAGGCAAAGGCAGCGCAACTTGCCCAATAG